The following proteins come from a genomic window of Elgaria multicarinata webbii isolate HBS135686 ecotype San Diego chromosome 10, rElgMul1.1.pri, whole genome shotgun sequence:
- the NUDT6 gene encoding nucleoside diphosphate-linked moiety X motif 6 isoform X1 — protein sequence MITGRPGCCPKAAGTEKEKDSIKQWRAEGHIAVWLHVPILQSRFIAAAAEEGFAFHHAESDSATLTLWLAEGRSRLPGYATHQVGVAGAVLDVQTGKVLVVQDRNKTTNAWKFPGGLSEPGEDIGNTAVREIFEETGIKSEFKSLLSIRQQHRHPGAFGKSDMYIICRLEPSSFNIRFCQQECLRCEWMDLAELAKSKEATPITSNIARLLLYGYREGFDKIDITMREFPAVYTGLFYKLYHRELPENDRNMTNL from the exons ATGATTACAGGAAGGCCTGGCTGCTGTCCTAAGGCTGCTGgaacagaaaaggagaaag ATTCTATCAAGCAATGGAGAGCAGAAGGCCACATCGCCGTCTGGCTGCACGTCCCTATTCTACAAAGCAGATTTATCGCTGCTGCTGCGGAGGAAGGCTTTGCCTTCCACCATGCTGAATCGGACTCCGCTACACTGACACTGTGGCTAGCAGAAGGACGCAGCAGGCTACCCGGTTATGCCACTCATCAGGTAGGAGTTGCAG GTGCTGTATTAGATGTCCAAACTGGGAAAGTATTGGTTGTACAAGACAGAAATAAA ACAACAAATGCATGGAAATTTCCAGGAggattgtctgaaccaggtgaAGATATTG gGAACACAGCAGTTCGTGAAATTTTTGAAGAGACAGGCATAAAATCAGAATTCAAGTCCCTTCTAAGTATACGGCAGCAACACAGACATCCTGGAGCCTTTGGGAAGTCAGATATGTACATTATTTGTCGTTTGGAGCCTTCTTCTTTCAACATCCGTTTCTGCCAGCAGGAGTGCCTGAGGTGTGAATGGATGGACCTAGCAGAGCTTGCCAAGTCAAAAGAAGCTACCCCAATCACCAGCAATATAGCTAGACTACTGCTGTATGGATATAGAGAAGGGTTTGATAAAATTGATATAACTATGAGAGAATTCCCTGCTGTGTACACAGGCCTTTTCTATAAACTGTACCACAGAGAGCTGCCAGAGAATGATAGAAACATGACAaatttgtaa
- the NUDT6 gene encoding nucleoside diphosphate-linked moiety X motif 6 isoform X2 — MHKTTNAWKFPGGLSEPGEDIGNTAVREIFEETGIKSEFKSLLSIRQQHRHPGAFGKSDMYIICRLEPSSFNIRFCQQECLRCEWMDLAELAKSKEATPITSNIARLLLYGYREGFDKIDITMREFPAVYTGLFYKLYHRELPENDRNMTNL; from the exons ATGCACAAG ACAACAAATGCATGGAAATTTCCAGGAggattgtctgaaccaggtgaAGATATTG gGAACACAGCAGTTCGTGAAATTTTTGAAGAGACAGGCATAAAATCAGAATTCAAGTCCCTTCTAAGTATACGGCAGCAACACAGACATCCTGGAGCCTTTGGGAAGTCAGATATGTACATTATTTGTCGTTTGGAGCCTTCTTCTTTCAACATCCGTTTCTGCCAGCAGGAGTGCCTGAGGTGTGAATGGATGGACCTAGCAGAGCTTGCCAAGTCAAAAGAAGCTACCCCAATCACCAGCAATATAGCTAGACTACTGCTGTATGGATATAGAGAAGGGTTTGATAAAATTGATATAACTATGAGAGAATTCCCTGCTGTGTACACAGGCCTTTTCTATAAACTGTACCACAGAGAGCTGCCAGAGAATGATAGAAACATGACAaatttgtaa